The DNA segment CTCCATAATTAGCGCCACTAGTAACGCTAGTGGACTTCACCCACGCTAGGCCAGGCGCATAGCGTCAACTTCCGGCCTCCGATTGGGCGTCCGGCACCTTGCCAAGCCCTTTCGGTCGTGTAGTAAAGCTTCAGTTCCACAGCGTATCCTCGGGTGTTGCAAGGAACACGATGGAGAGGGAACAGACATTGTCGTGATTCATTGACTTTCCTACACTACACGAGCATCCCATGATGGACCCCTCTGACCGCCAGATTGATGTTGCGGGGCGAACCGGATCTGCGGCCAGGCCAGGAGTGTTTCCGGGATCTGATACATACACAGTAAGTGGTATATTCTCCGGAATGTGCGAAATATCCGTTGTGAAGCCCAACTAACACAATGGCTTAACATCGCACAGATTTCGGCGCATTGTGATACTTATCTGTTCTTGTTCCAGCAAAGGTCCATTTGCGGAATTACCCATGGAGCGACTGCACCGCAGACGAGTTGAGGCTGATGAACCCAGCACAGCCCACTCGTGGACATCAAACTTTTGAGTAAGAAGTGCGACCTGCATCTTCTGCCCAATTATCTGAGCCAGTGAATTTGTCTCGAACGTGCTCAGGTACAGCTCCCATTGCCATACCAGGCACACAAGGAACATACCCTTACCCAGCAGCAACTTCCCCTTCCTATGTCCACGACACGGCAGCGGATTGTTCTGGGCCTTGGCCGGGGACGGCACCTGACGACGCCTTCATCCTCGGGCCAAGTTCAAGCATGATCTGCAGCACTTTGCGCGATCACGAATTATAGCTCCAGACCTCCAAGTTCCGGACCTGGTACAAGGTGTCTACGCGAAAAGGGCGATGGGTTAGCATCAACACGAGTTTGGCACAGTCGGATGTGTGACACGGTTAAACTGACCTCCACTTGGCCCGGGCGACCCCGAGGAGCCCTCCATCTGGAGATTGATGATCCTGTCAAGGTCATCAGCGCTACCGCCTAAACACTAAGCAAAGCCTCTCCCTCAGCCAGTCCTCCCCATGAAGGAAGGACAAGAACTCACAGGTACATGGGCGCGCCCACGAACCCCTTCCCGTACTGCGTGTCGACGAGCTTGCCGTCCATGTAGAACTTGGCGCTCACGTCGCGGCCGTTCTCGTCGCGCACCTGGCACAGGATCGTGTGGAAGTCGCCGGGGTCCGGGTAGGCGACGTCCTTGGCGCGGACCTGGGACGACGTGTTGAACGTGTTGAACGAGATCTTGCCGTTGCCCTTCCACTCGGCCATGTCGATCTCGGGCGGCCAGCCCTGCACGGCGGTCAGCCAGAAGGCCGGCCACGTGCCGCGGGCGGTGGGCGCGCGGAACTCGCCCGAGAAGTCGTACCCCCCGCCGCGCGACACGTTGAAGTGCTCCTTGGCGTGCACCGCGCCGGACAGGTAGTGGATGGGGATCTGCTGCCCGCCGTGCGTCGCCGGCTTCTCGCCGCTGACCGGCTTGGCCGTCAGCGTGAGCACGCCGCCCGAGAGCGTCACCTGGGACTTGGCCATGCGCGCGCCCCCGTTGTGGTCGGTGCCCCAGGGGTAGAGGTAGTTCCAATCTGTGTCGAAGTCGGATTGCGAGTTGAAGGATGTGTTGGGGATCATGATGTGCTTGGCGGCAGCGAGCGGGAGGCCGGCCAGGgagccggccagcagcagcgctgcGAGGCTGCCGATCATGGGCCTCATTGTGACAATCGCAGTTCTCAAAGACGAGGCAGCAACGAGGCGAACCCTAAGAGAGGGATGAGATGACCATGTTGAATGGGACTGGCTGATCTCCTATTATACTACCGCACTACTTAGTTTGACCACCACGGCAAACTGGCTGATCAGTGTTTGGTAACCGGGAATGAGAGACACGGGATATGGTAAATGAGGCCTTTGTTTGAAGATTGTTAATATGCAATAGCATCGCTTGCGTCCCGAGTTAATATACCCAGGGGCAGACCCATGAGACGGCGACAGAGAGTGCGACTCCCGGACCCAATGCCTCCGCATGGGGCCATTGTGAGGAGCACCACTCAAGAGTGTTTAAGTAAGGTACACAGCAGGCCTGGAAACGCCCTGGAAACGAAGCTGAAGCGCGCTTTTGTGTACAGGAAAATAGAAGCCAGAACATGGCACCGCGCAGAGAAGTAAATTCTGGGCCAATAATGACCCAGTCCACAGTCCGTTTTCTACGCGGGATCCAAGATTCTCCTCCACAAAAACATCATCGAACATCCGTCGGCACTTACCCCTGGACCCCCCTGTGGTTCCCCGACAGACAAGATCAGGGTTAGGGTATTGCGTATGCTTCATGAAGCCGGTTGCGCTTCCACGTTGGAATTGCGAATCCTCCTATAGAAAAATCCGGAACGTCATCCTGAGCCCCAGACCCGCTCTAGTCACCGCAGGATTTGAGTTGGAGCTCCGGATCCTTCATGTCCTTTCCGCTCACTATCTTCCCGGGAACCTGCCGAGCCCTGCAGACCCCTGGACACCCTGCGCACGCGGCAGTTGGGAGGTCCGACAGAGTGGGACCCGGGGATTCCCGCGCCGTCGCAATCGCTGAGCCGGGCACTGTCCGTTGAAGCGCTGCGGGAGGCCGCGGCGTGGTGTCCGTTGCTGTTGACGTGCGGAGTGGCATGCATTTGAAGCAAATGCCATTGCCGTTCTTTGACCGTTTCTCTTCACCCCATGCGCTCTTTCTCCCCTTTTCCAGCATCAGCTGTCTCCCAGCCGCTCCAACGCCAACGCGGGTTGCTTCGCTCATTCCGCGATCCGTTATCCGACGGCAAGCGCGCCGGAGGcctgcccctcccccacctTCGGGCCCATTGCCGGGCCACTGCACCAATATTTACAACCCCCCAGCACTCATACGGATTCAGGAGGCTTTCAAGCACTCCAAGAACGAACAGCAGCAGGACCGGTGACCAATCCAAAAATCCCACCATGGCGTCCGAACGAACAGCCGCGTGGGAGAAGCAGATCCAGCGCAACCCACACCCCGACTTCAAGAAGGTCGAGGCCTCGCGCCCGCCCTTCGACCTGTCCACGACCTTCCACTACACCCAGACACCGGACCCGGACTGGAAGTTCGGCTCGGGCCCCAACAGCACCGCCGACCCCtccgcggccgagaaggcgcaCATCGCCATCGACCCGtacgcgcccggccgcccggcCGGGTTCAACTACAAGCTGCTGATCTCGGCGATCGTGCCGCGGCCGATCGCCTTCCtctcgacgcgctcggccgacggcagcaCCACCAACCTGGCGCCGTTCAGCTACTTCCAGATGATCGGGCACGACCCGCCGCTGTTCGTGATCGGCTTCGCCAGCGCGCTGAGCGCTGGATCCGCGGCCAAGGACTCGCTGCGCAACCTGCACGAGCGCGGCGAGTGCGTCATCAACGTCGTGTCGGAGCACTtcgtcgaggcggccaacgCGGCGAGCGTCAACGCGCCCTACGGCGTCAGCGAGTGGGACGTCAGCGGGCTGACGCCCGCGTACGACTGCCAGACGGTCGGCTGCGCGCGCGTGCGCGAGGCCGTCTTCGCCATCGAGGGCAAGCTCGAGAGCCTGCGCGAGTTCCCGAGCCGCGCGACGCCGGGGAAGGTCTCGGCCACCATGGCCGTCATCGAGGGCACGCGCTTCTGGGCGCGCGAGGACGCGGTGAATGAGGAGAGGAATCTCATCGATCCTAAGGTGAGGAggctttctttctttctttctttctttctttctttccctCGAGTCTGCTAAATGGGTGGGATAACCTGAAACGGTCTAACTGACGCAACGGCCATGCAGGTCCTGCGCCCGATCAGCAGGCTGGGGGGCATCACGTACGGCAGGGTGACGGAGGGGCTGGAGCTGCCCAGGCCGGACTTTGAGAAGGACTTGGGCGGCGTCGAAGGGGCCAAGAAGCTGGAGCGAAAGGACCTGCCAAACTAGGGGTCCTGCGGAGACCGAGCTTGAAACGGGTTGTTGTTCACAGTCTCATATCTCGCGGGCCATAGAGAGTAGATGCAACACGGAAACGCAATAGACAACGGCTACATTTCTGGCGGTTATGTCCAGGCTGTTGATTCACCACTTACCTAAAACATAGCAGATGCGCCCTCACAGACTATGAGAGCGAGCGTTTGGAATCATCAGGAGTGCAGCAGGCAACGTGTTATCGGCCGTTATCATACCATCTAGGAGTATTGTCCCACCTATACTCCCAATTACAGCCCAAGCCCTCCGTCCCAACCCCAAAGCGAAACAGTATCCCTTCCCTTTGCTCCCAACATCATAgcgatatatacctaaaagTACAGAGCGGATCCAACTTTCCAAGATCTACCTTTCCATATCACCTCCAGAATCAGAACGCCTGAGCTCCTTTTATCTACTGCCCCAACCAACTCCACCTTGAACACTCCCAGAGCAGAGCCTCAACACGCGGACCTCAAAAAAAGTAATCCTGTCCCGCGCTACTGATGAGATACTCAACTCCTAGCGCGGCCTTCCGCTCATGCTCCTGCAGCTCCCGCAAGATGACATCGTCGGCCGTGGGCCCGTCCGCCATTCTCTCCTTGACGTGGATCACCACCACTCTGAGGCCCTTCAGGGCGTTCCGCAGGGggttggccgccgccgctgtctCGGCGCGGTGGGGATTGGAGGTGGGAATGACCATGCAGGATGTGGTCGCGGTGGGGCTGAGATCGAAGGCCTGGAACTGTGGGACGTCGAGGTCTGCGTCTTCGCTTCGGCCCCGCTCGTCGGGTGTCGGCACGGCGTCCGTTCCGTCTGGGTCCGTCCGCGGGGTCGAGGGGTCGCCCGAGGCCGCGCGCCGGAGCGGCCGCGTTTGGAAGGGGAAAGCTTGACCGGGCAGCTCCTGGCTGGCCAGGGCTTGGTCGGGGTCCGGGGTCGTGCTGACGGGCCGGCAGGGCCTGAGGCTTCTCGGGGAGAGAGGCACGTCTGAGCGAGGCTCCCGGGAGGCCCTCAGCTGCGGCGTGCTTTTCTTTTTGGTTAGCGCAccatcgtcgccggcccgTTTGCGCTTCTTGTCGCCGCTGCTTCCGTGGCCCGGGGCGGGCGCCCCCCGTTCCCGCCGGACGGCGACCACTTCCTCGGCCAACGCCGTCATCTCCTCGAGGATGTACCGCGGCGTAAGATGGCCGAACAGGCGCTCCATACACCGCGAGTCGTCGTAGCTGCACTCGATGAAGATGCCGGCCAggttgccggcggcgatctTAGGGGCTGCCGCCTGCCAGACCTGCCTGTTGCGTGGAGAGAGGCTGACACTGTCCGGCTCGACGTCGCCAAATATAAGGATCTCGCGTCCCGTGACCCCGTCCCGGATGAAGTACACCGAGCTGTCGTAGACGCAGGTCGACTCGTCGGCAGCTGGCGGGCAAGAGAGCGAGCTGCCGCGCCGACCGGCAGGGGAGGCGATCTGCATGCGCTCGTGCTGTTGCAGGATGGCGGCAATACTCGTCGGCAGCGAGGTGTGCGGCGCAAGGTTGCGGGAAGACGAGGACACGCTCGGCCCAGATGCGGCTGACGAGGCATCGAAACTGCCGTggcgggtgctgctgctgccgcgatGGCTGTGCTTCTCGATGCAGTGGCCGTGACTGACGCCCAATACCTTGACTGTCAGGTGGCCGCAAAGCTCCAGATAGCCCCTGCCTTCTCCCTCGCCCAGCGCGGGAGAGCCGCCATCGACCAATCGCGCGTACGTgaccagcccggcgccgttGTTTTCGTCGCTAAGATTCGGCCATATCACGTTATTGAAGACGTGTGTCTTCAGGGCCTCTATGGTACTCGGAAGGCCAGCCACCCTCTTCGGCCGTTGGCCGGATAAGCCGGCAGTGTTGATGACGAAACCTGAAATATGGTCAAGATGAGGATGTGTTATGAGATAGGTTTCTATCAGGTCTTTGTGGATGTAAGCGGCGTTTGCGTCCGCCGTGGCATGAGGGATTTGGAGCCCGGCGAAAGGTCCGGCCGTGAGGGTGTGTGGGAGCGAGGGCCCATCGCGCTCCCCGAGACTCGCCGGCTGAGTCCGCTCCAAGATCGTTTTGATAGCGCCGAGATGaacgccggcgtcgacagCAATCAGTGAATTCTTTCCCCACCCTGATGCAAGTGACCGTACGAGGAAGGCAGTGACGTTGTTTTCCAGAGGCCCTCCGCCGGAGCCCTGAGGAATATGTTAGCTAGCTAGGTCTAACCCGCAAGAGCAGCTACGTTTGTCCAGACGGCTATCGTTGCGAGTGAGAAGGACATGCAAGCCGCATCGTAGTGAGAGGGAAGGAAAATACGCAACTGGGAGGAGATCTGGGGACAGGAATACGATGACACTACACATCAAGCCATCGCAAAAGCGATGCTGTATCGCTGCCATGGCCTGCCACGCAAGAGGACGACCAGAGTCAACATGGCGAATACTTCACCAGAAGAACGCCTTCGAAGTAGTATACGTGCTGCATTGGGCAGGCAACTTGACCCCTGAAAACTGACAATAGGGAACGACGATAGGCATTTTGGGGGCAAAGAACGCATTGATGGATGAGTCTCTATGTTGGTAAGGGTCGAAAGAAAAAGACACAGCGTACATAACAGCGGGGGCCGACTTGACCTGCCACATCTTTGTGTGCGAGCCCGTGTTTGttctcggcggcgctggttgCTCTGACCCCATGAAAGTACTGCCGAGGGAGCAAAACAAAGGAAGAAAGGCATTGCTGTAACAACAAAGGGAACGCGAGACAACAAGGTATTTTCCGCCGCACAAAACATGGCTCGGCGGGTCCGAGTCGGCTGACGACATCAATGCCGGCTGTCCCGCAGCTGAGACCGGCTGTGGCGCTCCGACTCGGATCCAAAGAGAGTGAAGAGTGAGGAGAGATATCAATAGGGAGAAGACAACAAGAACAAGAGGAGAGAAACGAGGTTACAGATGATTGCGCATAGTTAACCGAAAAAAAAACAAGCACTGCATGCCGACTCACCAACACAATGACCTGCAGCGCAGGCGGGCCGGTCGcatcagcagcggcggccgcctcgccagCTTCTCCCCCACTCATCATCGGCTTTGCAGGACGTTACAGTTGTAAGTGGGCTGGCAACAACCGGGGATGCGTACAACCTGTCGTAATTTTGATGGATGCCGATGGATGCGATTCGTCTGTCGCCAGGTGAGACGGGATCTGTACTCCCCAGATTCGGTGTCGCAGCCTCGGGCGCTCGAGAATCGCAAGCCGCCGGGATGTCCAGCTCGTTCAATGATGATAAGTCATTCGCATGCGATGGGCATTCCAACCTGGAGACGCTCATTCCCCGGGTACAAGGCAACAACGGTGCAAAGAGATGCGAAACCGGATGTCTCTTGGGTTGCGGGCCATCGGGATGCTGTTATAAAGATTTCGAAGCTCGGCCCTCCGATGCATTGTGCACATTCCAGCGGCCCGGGTCAAAGCGACAAGGTTGCCCTTCTTTGGCGGCTGCCTTTGCCCACTTCTCCAGTGGCTGAGCTCAGTGGGTGCCTTTTCGTCGAGTCGTGCTTGCCCCCTTCCCACCCCCTGCTTGCGGCGTGCCCGCTGCGGCACCTGCGGCCGAAAGTGGAAGTCGCCAACAGGAACACCAAGACGGCGTAGTGGAAAAAGCAGCACGGTCCATCAGATCGTGGATTTGCTCGGCCATGCCCGACTGCTCGAGTTGCCAGTTGTTACCTCTTACTGACGATATCATGACACATATCCATCGCCGGATCGCGTTGATAACCAATGTCATGGCGCCTTTTTTTCGAGCCTAACCCGCGGCGGAGACGGCGGGTTCTTCCAGCGTAGTGTAACACCCGGCGAAAGCTGGGCGTGTTTCTATTCCCCGGCTCCTTTGGGTTTGGGATCACGAGCGAGGCAAGCACCATCATTCGTTTTGTAGACTCCAGGCCGGCGCATTTGCTGCATCCTGCGTTCCGAGGACGTCTCGACCTGGCTAGGTACAGACGGGAGATACCTTATGAGGTAACGCCGGTACTTCGGACTCGCCGGTCCCCACCGAGATGCATCctgccctcggcgccggcgccgtttGGAGGCCTTTGGAGAGAGTCACTCCACAGTAGTCAGGCCGGCAGAATGCGCAGGCCGCCTGATGAAAGAAGGTTCGGAGTCGGTTAGACCCGGATACTGCAATTCATTCACAGCACGATCGATCTGTATACAGACGTATACACAGGTAGGTGATACTAGAAGGCACAGTCTGTCGTGTTCTCTTCGTGTTCTCTTCTCCTGCAGCGGCTTGTCCGACTCGGAATGCTGTCGCGTGGCTTCCCGATTCGTCCATCTGCAAGCTCTGCGGGAACCTGCCTCGAAGACTCGATCCTTCCAATCACGACAGTGCATGCAGATCCGTCGTTGCACGGCGAGGCACGAGACACGGCTCGCAGACATGCAAACATGCTGTGGATGGGCTTGGCGCATCACCACAGAAACGGCTTTCTACACATCGAGGTTGGTTGTTGATACAAGGAGCGTTCAAACTGTGTATGCGCTAGATGCTTCGGCTCAAACACTGACAAAACAGCTCAAACTTCTCTTTTGATGATTGTGTATCCAACATTTTTCATTGTTTAATCAGGTATCCAATAACCAATGCGCGATGTTTATTTACCACTTCCCATGCAAGACTTTCATTCGAGTGTGTATCCGGCCGCCTCTTTTCAGTTCTTCCAGGTTTTCCTGAAAgcaggaaaaaaaaagaaggaaaaaaagagacGAAATCTCTTACCTTCTACACCCACCTTCTAACTTACCTGGCGCTTCTTCCGTCCACTTTTCTTTGTTGTGGTGTTCTGTTTTGACCCTCTCAGCGTTCGAGACCATTTATGTCACTTACCTCACCACTCACCCACTCACCCGTCTCAACCCCCAGCCCGTCGTTCAATCAAATACTATgccccttcctcttcttcttccccccgCCGGGCCCGGAGCTGCCCTCTccgcccgcctcggcctcagCCCTCTTCTCCAGCCGcgcgacctcggcctcgagctcgcggcgctgccgcttgGGCAGGCGGCCGACCCGGTCGTCGAGCTGCCGGTCCGCCTGCTCCCACGCGGACCGCAGCACGGCCGCCGTgtgcgccggcaccgccgccagcacgtGGTCCTGCACGTGCGCCGGCTGCCCGCCCAGCCGCGCCTGGATCGCgtgcgccgagctgcgcgtcAGCGGGCCCgcgccccgcgccgccagctcctcgaggatgtcctcctcggcctcgcggctGCGCTTGCGcgtcggccggccgccggccggttgcggcggctgcggcggcgggtggtgaGGATAAGAAGGATGAAAAGCAaggggttgttgttgtgcgGGTAGAGGGGGAccggggagagggggggcTTGGGGTTGGGGTAGCTGCTGTAAACCAGAAGCGGGGGCTCGAGGAGGGGGCGGGTTGTATCTGGCGCGCTTTTGTCTGCTTCGCTGCGCCCTCTGCTCctcttcatcctcctcatcctcgtcctcatcgcTGGACCTCTGTCGCTTCTGGGCGGCTTGGTACTTCAGGGCGCTGAGATGGTCCAGATCACCCTTGTGGATGCCGATGTGCGCACCACCGCGCTTCTCCCGGGCTGCGGCCCGGCCCTTTACCTCAAGCTTGAGGTGCAACTCGGTCAGATGGTAGCCGAGGCGCAGTGGGTGAGGAGGAATGTCATTGGGGTCACGATTGAACCCCGTATACTGCTGCGCGGGCGGTTTTGTGGCGTTCTGCGCCTCGAGATAGTCAGCCCTGGGCTTTTGGGCCGCCACCCAGTCGTTGTAGGCTTGGAGCATCTCCTTGTGGTCCCTGATAATGGACGCAGGGTTTCTgctctcggcggcg comes from the Thermothielavioides terrestris NRRL 8126 chromosome 4, complete sequence genome and includes:
- a CDS encoding glycoside hydrolase family 16 protein (CAZy_ID 269961), with product MRPMIGSLAALLLAGSLAGLPLAAAKHIMIPNTSFNSQSDFDTDWNYLYPWGTDHNGGARMAKSQVTLSGGVLTLTAKPVSGEKPATHGGQQIPIHYLSGAVHAKEHFNVSRGGGYDFSGEFRAPTARGTWPAFWLTAVQGWPPEIDMAEWKGNGKISFNTFNTSSQVRAKDVAYPDPGDFHTILCQVRDENGRDVSAKFYMDGKLVDTQYGKGFVGAPMYL